One Arachis hypogaea cultivar Tifrunner chromosome 18, arahy.Tifrunner.gnm2.J5K5, whole genome shotgun sequence genomic window, CGTTGCACCTCTGGCGCACCCTAGCCTCCTCCTCGGATCCTTCACCAAAAGCTTCTCAATCAAATCCCTAGCTTCACTTATCCCTTCCTCCAATTCCTCTCTCTCATTAACGTAAAATCTCACGTCCCTGCTGGATGCTATATTGCGCAGCGTGCTCTCTTTACTATACCCCTTAAACGGCGTCGTACCATACAAAAGTTCATAGATGAAAATCCCAAAAGCCCACCAATCCACGCCGTTACCATGACCGTTACCAGAAACAAGCTCTGGAGCGAGATACTCGTGGGTCCCAACACACGATCGTGAAAACGCCGTTGTTGGTTCCGCAACAAACTCCGCCACCACGCGCTCCGTAAATCGAGATTTGTTGCTATAGTTGTTATAACAGAAACAACGGTTTCTTGAGTTTGTTGTTAGTCTCGGGGAATGTGACCTACGCTCGAAAACAGGTGCCACGTCAGCTTTAAAGCAGAGATCGAAATCCGAGAGCATGACGTGACCGTCCTCGCGTAACAGAACGTTCTCTGGTTTGAGATCTCTGTAAACTATTCCTAGCGCATGGAGGTACTCGAGCGCGACGAGAACCTCCGCTGCGAAGAATCGAACCGCCCGGAGAGAGAGCCGGTTGCCGGGCTGTTTGCGGAGGAGGGAATGGAGGTCTCCGTTGGGGCAGTAGTCGATGAGGAGGCAAGTGTAGTGAGAAGCATCGATGCGCGCGTAGAGCGTGGGAAGGAAAGGGTGGTCTAGCGCGTGGAGGATTTCTGCCTCGGTTTCTACGTGGGAGAGTTTCTTGGCGTTTAGGAGGTCTTTGTCAACGACCTTGAGGGCGAAGGTGGCGCCGCCATGGTGATCGTCACGGAGGCGGCAGAGGAAGACGCGGCCAAGGTTTCCGGTGCCGAGATGGCCGAGGATCTTGAGATGTCGTAGGTGGAGGCGGCCGTCGGAGGAGAGGGCGGTGGCAGCGCGGATTGCGGACCAGTGTGGGTCGGAGCTGCGGTGGGGACGGCGGAGGACGGAGGCAGATGAGGTTGTAGCGGAGGCGGATGCGGCGGAGAGACGGTCGTTGAAGCTGAAGCTGAGGGTGAGACTGCTGGTGCGTGTTAGGGAGGTGCGGGCGGAGGAGGAGGCCGTGGTGAAGGTACGGTCAGTGGTGGTGCTTGTGAAACTAAGATCAAGATCTGTATCTGGCGGGAACAAGAATGTGTCCTCTACCATCATATTGAATGAACGAACAATTATGGAACCTTAATGCTGTTAATGTTTTGTTCTGTTTGTGTTTGTGAATGATGAGAGTGAGTTTTTTAACGTTGTTATTTGAGGGTGATGTGTGTATATAAACTATAcaggagagagagatagagagagaaggTGGGAGTGAAGattcataattcataaatcaTAAAGTTGACCCAAATGAAGGGAGAGACTAGAGAGGGACACAAGCATATGGAGAGTCGACAATGCAGAGGTTAGGTTAGGTTGACCCACTGGGTGTTTacattttactaatatttttaatgaataatgttacgaaaataatatttttaagagaAGTGCTAGCtcagcaatttttgtgttttgtaatcaTCAGTtggtcatcaataatattttaatgatgtgaaattatatttaatgataaaagatcattcacttttcttttgatgattaagtattgattacaaaatacaaaaattactgACTCTCTAGATTTTCTcgatttttaaattatcttatttaatttaatatttataattttatgtatataatatttaaaattatttatttattatatgtaatattatatatttatttttaaaaataattaaatataaaataaaataaaataatttttaattaatttaaattcatttttattgttttctaaatattttgtattttaataatgTCCTGACTTCTAATGATTCATTTGGGTGGCAGTACTAGTATTATTTTAGTAACAATTATGATCATCGCCAGGGTTTCCATTATTGTTATCATTATGGACTGGGATTGGGAGTCTACTCTTTAATTACTGTATTTTTCATGTATGTTTTATTTTTGGTTCACAATCCTACATAACTAGAAAatagattaatacagacagatttacagatagatttagtctttattacagacaaaTTTTTGGTTATTGatgaaattaccgacggattttgtccttcTGTAAAAActccgtcggaaattatttaccgacagatttttttccgtcggaaaattacagacggatttttaccagttaccgacggatttttcctctgtaaatttTCTGTCCATTTCCCAAAGGCGACaaactttccgacggattttccggattttccgacggattttccatctgtaatttgaactttggaaaatTCTCTTACActttaattacagacagaaaattcgtctgtaaatccgtcagtaaggtaaaatagaattttttttatttttctaattacaaaataaacttattttcatacaaaataaatataaatttaataaatacaaatttttattgatGGTATAAATAGAAAAACACACCAGAGTACAAAACGCTTTCTTTATAATAAGAAGCAATTATTTCCATGCAATAATACAATCTAAATACATTAGATGACAAATAACTATTAGTGGACTCATCAAGATTCAATATCCTAATTTATGGATAGCTTCATTCTTTCTTGAGCTTCTTAGTGATGATGTCAATATACTTGCTTCTTGAGATTCTTGGTCCATCAAAATTATTCGCTGCTTCCTACTTTCTGAGCAGAGGATGTCTACCTTACTATATCCGATCTACACTCAGACAACAAATAAGGCAATTATTTCAACTTGACTAGCATTGAAGAGTGGGTAAATTTGTTAGTATTCTTAAAAGGGTGGAAATAAATTTTACTCAGGTGGTCAAAGTTGATGTCAGAAAGAAATGTAATTGCACATATACAGTCATGCTATAGAAAAAATCTTATTTTGAGCATGATACCTTCAACTCTGCTATCTCTTGTTCTCGTTTTGCAAATGTTACAATGAACGCAGCTTCCTTTTTCTTTGCCTTTTCAAGCTGATAACAATAGATATATGTCAATTGTCAatgataattgataattaatCAATGGATAGTGAACTACATCAACAGAAAAAAAAGGGCAGATTATATTCTAAACCTGCTCTCTTAAAGACTCCTCTGAGGATTTCAGGGCCTGAAGATAATCAGGCAACATTTTGGGCTCTGGAAAGAACAAAGGTTAACTAATAGTTCACGgataaatttataacaaaaaaataaagcaaTTGTGTACAAAGAACTAAAACTTGAACAATTAAAATGCAGATGTATATCACAATTAACATGCCAAAGACAAGGAACAAACTAACCAGGAGTGGCACCAGCAGGTACACAAGGCTCATTTTGAATTGAAGAATGCCAACTTTGAATCTCAGATTTAGCAGCCTCAAGTTCATTCTGGAAAATTCACTGATCAAGTCAATAGTTATAAATGAAGCCTTGTCATTGATAACCAATCATGAATTCATCTCTTAAATTACATGAAATGTAACTAAAGTCCACTTTTAACATGACAACagatagtaaataaataaaataataaaaaaaatagaataataaatatttagacaaTAATGTGTGCACAAGAAAGATAATGGTAGCAGAAGGGGCAAATTCCAATAATGGAAGAAAACGTACTTGGCACGTTGCAAGTGTATCCTTACAGTTCTGAAGGCTGTCAATAACAAGATtcgaaagaatgaaaggaaaaagaaGGGTTAGGCACAAACTAATGTTGTTAATAGTAACTATACTTAAAGAAATTGTTAAAATAGCAATATGAAGTTGGATAAGCTCTAAAATAACTGCAGTTTATTGAGTTATTCCATGCACCACGCATCTGAAACGaacttttttctttat contains:
- the LOC112773015 gene encoding serine/threonine-protein kinase WAG1-like, which translates into the protein MMVEDTFLFPPDTDLDLSFTSTTTDRTFTTASSSARTSLTRTSSLTLSFSFNDRLSAASASATTSSASVLRRPHRSSDPHWSAIRAATALSSDGRLHLRHLKILGHLGTGNLGRVFLCRLRDDHHGGATFALKVVDKDLLNAKKLSHVETEAEILHALDHPFLPTLYARIDASHYTCLLIDYCPNGDLHSLLRKQPGNRLSLRAVRFFAAEVLVALEYLHALGIVYRDLKPENVLLREDGHVMLSDFDLCFKADVAPVFERRSHSPRLTTNSRNRCFCYNNYSNKSRFTERVVAEFVAEPTTAFSRSCVGTHEYLAPELVSGNGHGNGVDWWAFGIFIYELLYGTTPFKGYSKESTLRNIASSRDVRFYVNEREELEEGISEARDLIEKLLVKDPRRRLGCARGATDIKRHPFFDGIKWPLIRTYKAPEVRGLVKRSRSLQHVTSHVTHGRRRKWWWKALEYVMRKKGNKYNSNTNYSNGNYYHFVNCYKVR
- the LOC114925783 gene encoding FKBP12-interacting protein of 37 kDa-like; its protein translation is MRVTINNISLCLTLLFPFILSNLVIDSLQNCKDTLATCQNELEAAKSEIQSWHSSIQNEPCVPAGATPEPKMLPDYLQALKSSEESLREQLEKAKKKEAAFIVTFAKREQEIAELKVSCSK